A single Cyclopterus lumpus isolate fCycLum1 chromosome 3, fCycLum1.pri, whole genome shotgun sequence DNA region contains:
- the rhpn2 gene encoding rhophilin-2 isoform X2 codes for MTDTLLPNGIKEGGGDGTYFRKGCNPFAQTGRSKLQNQRATLNQQIIKQMRMRAGAENLLKATSNNKVKEMVLLELSYVNSNLQLLMGELEGLNSSVEVYQNTQETTNIPLIALGLKETKDIDFSTLFKDFILEHYSEDGNSFEDEIADLMDLRQACRTPSRDEAGVELLAKYSSHLPLMENRFFSPNRQTGIFFTWYDSFTGVPVCQQNLSLEKASILFNMAALYSQIGTRSNRQTIAGLEEAISAFQKSAGILNHLKETFTHTPSYDMSPAMLSMLIRMTLAQAQECLFEKTALPGIRNQFHCLMKMAQEAAKVSEIYDLVHQSMIQTPIKDNVPFFWSTTTQVKTNHYRSMAHFFVASALLDHQLGLSDDEDQQEKTLSQVYDRLPEGRSPLDILKRRDERERIGKAHIRRAITGHEEALRIYSLCHHLNKLEVLEDILRASLQRSLNKCSENEDEEEFTDYTEAPDIISKTEHKAEMEVPATTKGPLSVFSARQRWTAPRTIKLPEDRDLGFTLKGESPVQVVSLDRLCSAAADGLKEGDYIVAVGDIDCKWMSVSDVMRLLKDVNEEGIDIQVVSIMDSNPPMPTKSATFCGNLPKTYSMICLAYDDDDKNPKSRKVTKKSSFLNFALKNRLKSASTLSLPTADHSGSLPWNKPCPSFPSSSSYNNDSALY; via the exons GGCTACGTCCAATAACAAGGTGAAAGAGATGGTTCTGTTGGAGTTGAGCTATGTTAACTCCAACCTGCAGCTGCTGATGGGCGAGCTGGAGGGACTCAACAGCTCAGTGGAGGTCTACCAGAACACCCA GGAAACTACCAACATCCCCCTCATTGCTCTGGGTCTGAAGGAGACAAAAGACATTGATTTCTCCACTCTGTTCAAG GACTTCATCTTGGAGCACTACAGTGAAGACGGGAACAGTTTTGAAGATGAGATTGCTGACCTGATGGACCTGCGACAG GCTTGCAGGACGCCAAGTCGAGACGAGGCCGGGGTGGAACTGCTGGCCAAATACTCCAGCCATCTTCCTCTGATGGAGAACCGATTCTTCTCCCCAAACCGCCAGACTGGCATCTTCTTCACCTG GTACGACTCGTTCACAGGAGTGCCGGTGTGCCAACAGAACCTGTCCCTGGAGAAGGCCAGCATCCTCTTCAACATGGCCGCCCTTTACTCTCAAATCGGTACCCGTAGTAACCGACAGACGATAGCCGGCCTGGAGGAGGCCATCTCTGCCTTCCAGAAAAGTGCAG GTATCCTGAACCACCTGAAGGAGACCTTCACCCACACTCCCAGCTACGACATGAGCCCAGCCATGCTCAGTATGTTGATCCGGATGACGCTCGCTCAGGCTCAGGAGTGCCTGTTTGAGAAGACTGCACTGCCTGGTATCCGAAACCAGTTCCATTGCCTCATGAAAATGGCCCAGGAGGCTGCAAAG GTCTCAGAAATCTACGACCTAGTCCACCAGTCTATGATCCAGACACCAATCAAAGACAATGTCCCGTTCTTCTGGTCCACCACGACGCAAGTCAAAACCAACCACTACCGCTCCATGGCACACTTCTTTGTAGCCTCAGCGCTCTTGGACCACCAGT TGGGTCTCAGTGACGATGAGGACCAGCAAGAGAAGACGCTGTCCCAGGTCTACGATCGCCTCCCAGAGGGACGCTCTCCTCTTGACATCCTGAAAAGAAGAGATGAACGTGAACGCATCG GTAAAGCGCACATTCGCCGGGCCATAACGGGTCACGAGGAGGCTCTAAGGATCTATAGTTTGTGCCATCACTTGAACAAGCTGGAGGTCCTGGAGGACATCTTGAGAGCCAGTCTCCAGCGCTCCCTCAACAAGTGCAGCGAAaatgaagacgaggaggagttCACTGACTACACGGAGGCCCCGGACATCATCT CTAAAACAGAGCACAAAGCAGAGATGGAGGTTCCCGCAACGACAAAG GGCCCTCTGTCGGTCTTCTCAGCCAGGCAGCGGTGGACAGCCCCACGGACTATAAAACTCCCAGAAGACAGAGACCTGGGCTTCACCCTGAAAGGAGAATCACCAGTCCAGGTGGTTTCGTTGGACCGCCTCTGCTCCGCTGCT GCCGATGGTCTGAAAGAGGGTGACTACATTGTTGCCGTGGGCGACATTGATTGCAAATGGATGAGCGTGAGCGATGTGATGCGGCTGCTGAAGGATGTGAACGAGGAGGGGATTGACATCCAGGTGGTCAGCATTATGGACAGCAACCCTCCAATG CCAACCAAGAGTGCCACCTTCTGCGGAAACCTGCCTAAGACCTACTCCATGATTTGTCTGGCctacgacgacgacgacaaaaACCCCAAGTCCCGCAAAGTCACCAAGAAGTCATCGTTCCTCAACTTCGCTCTGAAGAACCGGCTGAAGAGCGCCAGCACCCTCAGCCTCCCCACAGCGGATCACTCCGGTTCCCTTCCCTGGAATAAGCCCTGTCCCTCGTTCCCCAGCTCCAGCTCCTACAACAACGACAGTGCCCTCTACTGA
- the rhpn2 gene encoding rhophilin-2 isoform X1 produces the protein MTDTLLPNGIKEGGGDGTYFRKGCNPFAQTGRSKLQNQRATLNQQIIKQMRMRAGAENLLKATSNNKVKEMVLLELSYVNSNLQLLMGELEGLNSSVEVYQNTQETTNIPLIALGLKETKDIDFSTLFKDFILEHYSEDGNSFEDEIADLMDLRQACRTPSRDEAGVELLAKYSSHLPLMENRFFSPNRQTGIFFTWYDSFTGVPVCQQNLSLEKASILFNMAALYSQIGTRSNRQTIAGLEEAISAFQKSAGILNHLKETFTHTPSYDMSPAMLSMLIRMTLAQAQECLFEKTALPGIRNQFHCLMKMAQEAAKVSEIYDLVHQSMIQTPIKDNVPFFWSTTTQVKTNHYRSMAHFFVASALLDHQLGLSDDEDQQEKTLSQVYDRLPEGRSPLDILKRRDERERIGKAHIRRAITGHEEALRIYSLCHHLNKLEVLEDILRASLQRSLNKCSENEDEEEFTDYTEAPDIISKTEHKAEMEVPATTKVKVTDFFQRLGPLSVFSARQRWTAPRTIKLPEDRDLGFTLKGESPVQVVSLDRLCSAAADGLKEGDYIVAVGDIDCKWMSVSDVMRLLKDVNEEGIDIQVVSIMDSNPPMPTKSATFCGNLPKTYSMICLAYDDDDKNPKSRKVTKKSSFLNFALKNRLKSASTLSLPTADHSGSLPWNKPCPSFPSSSSYNNDSALY, from the exons GGCTACGTCCAATAACAAGGTGAAAGAGATGGTTCTGTTGGAGTTGAGCTATGTTAACTCCAACCTGCAGCTGCTGATGGGCGAGCTGGAGGGACTCAACAGCTCAGTGGAGGTCTACCAGAACACCCA GGAAACTACCAACATCCCCCTCATTGCTCTGGGTCTGAAGGAGACAAAAGACATTGATTTCTCCACTCTGTTCAAG GACTTCATCTTGGAGCACTACAGTGAAGACGGGAACAGTTTTGAAGATGAGATTGCTGACCTGATGGACCTGCGACAG GCTTGCAGGACGCCAAGTCGAGACGAGGCCGGGGTGGAACTGCTGGCCAAATACTCCAGCCATCTTCCTCTGATGGAGAACCGATTCTTCTCCCCAAACCGCCAGACTGGCATCTTCTTCACCTG GTACGACTCGTTCACAGGAGTGCCGGTGTGCCAACAGAACCTGTCCCTGGAGAAGGCCAGCATCCTCTTCAACATGGCCGCCCTTTACTCTCAAATCGGTACCCGTAGTAACCGACAGACGATAGCCGGCCTGGAGGAGGCCATCTCTGCCTTCCAGAAAAGTGCAG GTATCCTGAACCACCTGAAGGAGACCTTCACCCACACTCCCAGCTACGACATGAGCCCAGCCATGCTCAGTATGTTGATCCGGATGACGCTCGCTCAGGCTCAGGAGTGCCTGTTTGAGAAGACTGCACTGCCTGGTATCCGAAACCAGTTCCATTGCCTCATGAAAATGGCCCAGGAGGCTGCAAAG GTCTCAGAAATCTACGACCTAGTCCACCAGTCTATGATCCAGACACCAATCAAAGACAATGTCCCGTTCTTCTGGTCCACCACGACGCAAGTCAAAACCAACCACTACCGCTCCATGGCACACTTCTTTGTAGCCTCAGCGCTCTTGGACCACCAGT TGGGTCTCAGTGACGATGAGGACCAGCAAGAGAAGACGCTGTCCCAGGTCTACGATCGCCTCCCAGAGGGACGCTCTCCTCTTGACATCCTGAAAAGAAGAGATGAACGTGAACGCATCG GTAAAGCGCACATTCGCCGGGCCATAACGGGTCACGAGGAGGCTCTAAGGATCTATAGTTTGTGCCATCACTTGAACAAGCTGGAGGTCCTGGAGGACATCTTGAGAGCCAGTCTCCAGCGCTCCCTCAACAAGTGCAGCGAAaatgaagacgaggaggagttCACTGACTACACGGAGGCCCCGGACATCATCT CTAAAACAGAGCACAAAGCAGAGATGGAGGTTCCCGCAACGACAAAGGTGAAAGTCACAGACTTCTTCCAGAGGCTG GGCCCTCTGTCGGTCTTCTCAGCCAGGCAGCGGTGGACAGCCCCACGGACTATAAAACTCCCAGAAGACAGAGACCTGGGCTTCACCCTGAAAGGAGAATCACCAGTCCAGGTGGTTTCGTTGGACCGCCTCTGCTCCGCTGCT GCCGATGGTCTGAAAGAGGGTGACTACATTGTTGCCGTGGGCGACATTGATTGCAAATGGATGAGCGTGAGCGATGTGATGCGGCTGCTGAAGGATGTGAACGAGGAGGGGATTGACATCCAGGTGGTCAGCATTATGGACAGCAACCCTCCAATG CCAACCAAGAGTGCCACCTTCTGCGGAAACCTGCCTAAGACCTACTCCATGATTTGTCTGGCctacgacgacgacgacaaaaACCCCAAGTCCCGCAAAGTCACCAAGAAGTCATCGTTCCTCAACTTCGCTCTGAAGAACCGGCTGAAGAGCGCCAGCACCCTCAGCCTCCCCACAGCGGATCACTCCGGTTCCCTTCCCTGGAATAAGCCCTGTCCCTCGTTCCCCAGCTCCAGCTCCTACAACAACGACAGTGCCCTCTACTGA